A single region of the Geoalkalibacter sp. genome encodes:
- a CDS encoding nucleotidyltransferase substrate binding protein: MPQDIRWRQRFDNYLRALETLRRGVGLAQQRDLSELEQQGLIQGFEFTHELAWNVLKDYLEDMGVAGIVGAKGATREAFKNALIAEGDAWMEMIRARNLSSHTYNPETAKQIVETILARFFPAFEQLAETFSNLAKAGDP, from the coding sequence ATGCCTCAGGACATTCGCTGGCGCCAGCGTTTCGACAACTACCTCAGGGCGCTGGAAACCTTGCGGCGCGGCGTTGGGCTAGCGCAGCAACGGGATTTGTCCGAACTGGAACAGCAGGGCCTGATCCAAGGCTTCGAGTTTACCCATGAACTGGCCTGGAATGTCCTCAAAGATTATCTGGAAGACATGGGCGTCGCGGGAATCGTCGGCGCCAAAGGAGCAACGCGCGAGGCGTTCAAAAACGCCCTGATCGCGGAAGGCGACGCCTGGATGGAGATGATCAGGGCGCGCAATCTCAGCTCCCACACCTACAACCCCGAAACGGCGAAGCAGATTGTCGAGACGATTCTCGCGCGCTTTTTCCCCGCCTTTGAGCAACTGGCAGAAACATTTTCCAACTTGGCGAAAGCCGGAGACCCTTAA
- a CDS encoding nucleotidyltransferase family protein encodes MRFGLQQQTIASIQAVLARHPAVEKALLYGSRAKGTYKPGSDIDLCLEGAALGPQELARIDDELDDLLLPYQIDLSLLADIDHPALREHIARVGVVFYERKQSAPD; translated from the coding sequence ATGCGCTTCGGCCTGCAACAGCAAACCATCGCAAGCATCCAAGCCGTTCTTGCGCGCCACCCGGCCGTGGAAAAAGCGCTGCTCTACGGCTCGCGGGCCAAGGGAACCTACAAACCGGGATCGGACATCGACCTGTGCCTTGAGGGCGCAGCCCTCGGCCCCCAAGAGCTCGCCCGCATCGACGACGAACTCGACGATCTGCTGCTCCCCTACCAGATCGATCTGTCTTTGCTCGCAGACATCGACCATCCCGCGCTACGCGAACACATCGCGCGCGTCGGCGTGGTTTTTTATGAGCGAAAACAGTCCGCACCAGATTAA
- a CDS encoding type II toxin-antitoxin system ParD family antitoxin, whose protein sequence is MATMNISLPDRMKNWVEECVKSGRYANASDYVRDLIRQDHMKLEQLRQALIEGENSGPSARMDIEAFIAKKKGSLAL, encoded by the coding sequence ATGGCGACCATGAATATATCCTTGCCCGATCGGATGAAAAACTGGGTCGAAGAATGCGTCAAATCCGGACGCTACGCCAACGCATCCGACTACGTTCGCGACCTGATCCGGCAGGACCACATGAAACTGGAGCAATTGCGGCAGGCGTTGATCGAAGGGGAAAATTCCGGTCCGTCCGCCAGGATGGACATCGAAGCCTTTATCGCGAAGAAAAAGGGCTCCCTCGCCTTATGA
- a CDS encoding type II toxin-antitoxin system RelE/ParE family toxin, translating to MRRILLSPRAKLDLSEIWDYTLWQWGGEQAEKYVRELWSAMENSATDPARCPDIGDVRSGYRKTRAGSHVIFFKVTDDAIEVVRILHQKMDFDRHILRHE from the coding sequence ATGAGGAGAATCCTTTTATCGCCAAGGGCCAAACTGGATCTGAGTGAAATCTGGGATTACACCCTTTGGCAATGGGGCGGCGAACAAGCCGAAAAATATGTGCGGGAACTCTGGTCAGCCATGGAAAATTCCGCAACAGACCCCGCAAGGTGCCCCGACATTGGCGACGTAAGAAGCGGATATCGAAAAACCAGGGCCGGTTCTCATGTCATCTTCTTCAAGGTGACGGATGATGCCATCGAGGTTGTGAGAATATTGCACCAGAAAATGGATTTTGACCGTCACATTCTCCGCCACGAATGA
- a CDS encoding CopG family ribbon-helix-helix protein: MAKTKITVTLDEKIVHEVDQLVSRRAFPSRSRIIEDAVREKLARIFRNRLARECGKLDARFEKSLAEEGVGEELAEWPEY, from the coding sequence ATGGCTAAGACAAAAATCACCGTCACTCTTGATGAAAAAATCGTGCACGAGGTCGATCAGCTGGTCAGCCGACGGGCATTTCCAAGCCGCAGCCGCATCATCGAAGATGCCGTTCGCGAAAAATTGGCACGGATATTCCGGAATCGGCTGGCGCGCGAATGCGGCAAACTCGACGCAAGGTTTGAAAAGAGTCTCGCCGAAGAAGGTGTGGGGGAGGAGCTTGCCGAATGGCCCGAATACTGA
- a CDS encoding type II toxin-antitoxin system PemK/MazF family toxin: MARILRGDIRWADLNPARGNEQAGLRPVRIISADVFNERSGTVIAMAITSQPQRAGFPLTLELSASGLPKKSWVKISQVRTLAVERIGKKLAQADPEELAEMIEGLSEIVG, translated from the coding sequence ATGGCCCGAATACTGAGGGGCGATATCCGCTGGGCCGACCTCAACCCCGCGCGCGGCAACGAGCAGGCGGGGCTGCGGCCGGTCCGCATCATCAGCGCCGATGTTTTCAACGAACGATCCGGTACGGTGATCGCCATGGCGATCACCAGTCAGCCACAGCGCGCCGGATTCCCTCTGACTCTGGAACTTTCCGCAAGCGGCCTGCCGAAAAAATCCTGGGTCAAGATCAGCCAGGTGCGCACTCTCGCCGTGGAGCGTATCGGCAAGAAGCTCGCCCAGGCCGACCCCGAAGAACTGGCCGAGATGATCGAGGGGCTGAGCGAGATTGTGGGTTAG
- a CDS encoding DUF4160 domain-containing protein, with product MPTISMFYGLIIRMYYAPGEHPPPHFHAYYNEFKATFDIRSCEMIEGNLPKKQTKLVLAWAELHQDELMANWTLLMNGEEPFKIQPLQ from the coding sequence ATGCCGACAATTTCGATGTTTTACGGTCTGATCATTCGCATGTACTATGCGCCAGGCGAACATCCACCGCCACACTTCCACGCGTACTACAACGAGTTCAAAGCGACCTTTGATATCCGCTCTTGCGAAATGATCGAAGGCAACCTCCCCAAGAAACAAACCAAACTCGTACTGGCCTGGGCCGAACTTCACCAGGATGAACTCATGGCCAACTGGACTCTACTCATGAACGGTGAAGAACCGTTCAAAATCCAGCCACTTCAGTAA
- a CDS encoding DUF2442 domain-containing protein has translation MHPAVKNVVPEDNHTLTIVFDNGETGKLDMNPLLEFGVFQKIKDLSVFRRVRVSFDTIEWDCGVDLDPEYVYRKCMENKGH, from the coding sequence ATGCACCCCGCCGTTAAAAACGTCGTTCCCGAAGACAATCACACTCTGACCATCGTCTTCGACAATGGCGAAACCGGCAAGCTTGACATGAATCCCTTGCTGGAATTCGGTGTTTTCCAGAAGATCAAGGATCTCAGTGTTTTCCGGCGCGTGCGTGTCTCCTTTGACACCATCGAATGGGATTGCGGGGTCGACCTGGACCCGGAATATGTTTACCGAAAATGCATGGAAAACAAGGGTCATTAA